The following are from one region of the Mauremys reevesii isolate NIE-2019 linkage group 2, ASM1616193v1, whole genome shotgun sequence genome:
- the ARL5B gene encoding ADP-ribosylation factor-like protein 5B isoform X1, which yields MGLIFAKLWSFFCDQEHKVIIVGLDNAGKTTILYQFLMNEVVHTSPTIGSNVEEIVVKNTHFLMWDIGGQESLRSSWNTYYSNTEFIILVVDSIDRERLSITKEELYRMLAHEDLRKAAVLIFANKQDMKGCMTAAEISKYLTLSSIKDHPWHIQSCCALTGEGLCQGLEWMTSHIGVR from the exons ATGGGCCTGATATTTGCTAAGCTGTGGAGTTTCTTCTGTGACCAGG AACACAAAGTAATAATAGTGGGACTTGACAATGCAGGAAAGACCACCATTCTTTACCAGTT CTTAATGAATGAAGTGGTCCACACATCTCCAACCATAGGAAGCAATGTTGAAGAAATAGTAGTAAAAAATACACATTTCCTTATGTGGGATATTGGAGGACAGGAGTCATTACGGTCATCATGGAATACCTATTATTCAAATACGGAG TTCATCATTCTTGTTGTTGACAGCATTGACAGAGAACGACTTTCTATCACAAAAGAAGAACTTTACAGAATGTTGGCTCATGAG GATTTACGGAAGGCTGCAGTTCTCATCTTTGCAAATAAGCAGGACATGAAAGGTTGTATGACAGCTGCTGAAATATCTAAATACCTCACCCTTAGTTCCATAAAGGATCACCCATGGCACATTCAGTCCTGCTGTGCTTTGACTGGAGAAGG ATTATGCCAAGGTCTGGAATGGATGACCTCCCATATTGGAGTGAGATAA
- the ARL5B gene encoding ADP-ribosylation factor-like protein 5B isoform X2, translated as MNEVVHTSPTIGSNVEEIVVKNTHFLMWDIGGQESLRSSWNTYYSNTEFIILVVDSIDRERLSITKEELYRMLAHEDLRKAAVLIFANKQDMKGCMTAAEISKYLTLSSIKDHPWHIQSCCALTGEGLCQGLEWMTSHIGVR; from the exons ATGAATGAAGTGGTCCACACATCTCCAACCATAGGAAGCAATGTTGAAGAAATAGTAGTAAAAAATACACATTTCCTTATGTGGGATATTGGAGGACAGGAGTCATTACGGTCATCATGGAATACCTATTATTCAAATACGGAG TTCATCATTCTTGTTGTTGACAGCATTGACAGAGAACGACTTTCTATCACAAAAGAAGAACTTTACAGAATGTTGGCTCATGAG GATTTACGGAAGGCTGCAGTTCTCATCTTTGCAAATAAGCAGGACATGAAAGGTTGTATGACAGCTGCTGAAATATCTAAATACCTCACCCTTAGTTCCATAAAGGATCACCCATGGCACATTCAGTCCTGCTGTGCTTTGACTGGAGAAGG ATTATGCCAAGGTCTGGAATGGATGACCTCCCATATTGGAGTGAGATAA